One genomic segment of Arachis duranensis cultivar V14167 chromosome 4, aradu.V14167.gnm2.J7QH, whole genome shotgun sequence includes these proteins:
- the LOC107486706 gene encoding defective in cullin neddylation protein AAR3: protein MDASRIDIFEIYRRFSDIKLGHGFVVGDEGYRQDSDIQKAKLSREALTQLSKLVESRVSTGATIFDELSILMSRLELVADFSEFTRFYDFVFFMCRENGQKNISVSRAVTAWKLVLAGRFPLLHQWCDFVKKNQRYNISEDTWQQVLAFSWCTRDNLDGYDPEGAWPVLIDDFVEHMYSISGSCYDNSSFHCNCGDPESKPCVFKDTLPEPRSISSLKRKLPEDTGKSNMEYSNMSEDLVSSNCKRSRAHDTVDWEDNPPGNTTEDCMETSRQNSPLCSSKSPCAVEGCLSKGFAGLFSASSYVQFTG, encoded by the exons ATGGATGCATCTCGGATCGATATATTTGAGATTTATAGAAGATTCTCCG ATATAAAATTAGGACATGGATTTGTTGTTGGAGATGAAGGGTACAGGCAGGACAGTGACATTCAGAAAGCTAAGCTTTCAAGGGAGGCATTGACACAGCTCTCCAAGTTGGTTGAGTCCAGAGTTAGTACAGG GGCAACAATTTTTGATGAACTTTCAATCCTCATGTCACGGTTGGAGTTGGTG GCAGACTTTTCAGAATTCACTCGGTTCtatgattttgttttcttcatgtgtcGCGAGAATGGTCAAAAGAATATTT CTGTAAGCAGGGCAGTAACTGCTTGGAAATTAGTTCTTGCTGGGCGCTTTCCACTGCTTCATCAATGGTGTGACTTTGTTAAG aaaaatcaACGGTACAACATCTCCGAGGATACTTGGCAGCAGGTTCTAGCTTTTAGTTGGTGTACACGTGATAATCTGGACGGGTATGATCCTGAAG GTGCTTGGCCTGTTTTAATAGATGATTTTGTTGAGCATATGTACAG CATATCAGGATCATGCTATGATAATTCCAGCTTTCATTGTAACTGTGGTGATCCAGAATCCAAGCCATGTGTTTTCAAGGACACACTTCCTG AACCAAGAAGTATTTCCAGCCTGAAGCGGAAATTACCTGAGGACACAGGGAAAAGTAATATGGAATATTCAAATATGTCTGAGGACTTGGTTTCTTCAAACTGTAAAAGAAGTAGAGCTCATGATACAGTGGATTGGGAGGACAATCCGCCAGGGAATACAACAGAGGACTGTATGGAAACGAGTAGACAAAACAGTCCCTTGTGCTCATCTAAGTCCCCGTGTGCTGTTGAAGGTTGTCTATCGAAGGGATTTGCAGGACTATTTTCGGCTAGTTCCTATGTGCAGTTCACGGGATAG